The Planctomycetota bacterium genome segment CATCGTCGCCAACTACGGGCTGATTCTGGCGGTCGCAGATCATCTCGAGCCGTCGCCTCGGTACAGGCAAGGTGTTCTCGACTGCCTGCACTACCTGCTCGGGCGCAACACGTTCGCGATGAGCTTCATGACCGGCGTCGGACATCGCTCGGTGCAAAACATCCACCACCGCCCGAGCATGGCTGACGGCGTCGACGCGCCTTGGCCCGGTTTGCTGGCGGGTGGTCCGAACGCGGGAGGCAAAACGCCACCCGCACGCCAGTGGGTCGATGACGCGTCGAACTACAGGGTCAACGAGAACGCCATCAACTGGAACGCACCCCTCGTCCTGATCCTCACGACCGCCGCCACCATCGACGAGGAGCTCGCGGGCTCGTAGCAGCGGCGTTTTCGCCGATTCGGCGAGGCGATGCGGCCTCGTAGCTCGGTCGGTACGATTACCGTCATGCTCGGGCGAGTTTCGGAACGACTCCTCGCTCTGCTGCAACTGACGCGGATGGCGCTGGTCTTCACAGCCGTCAGCAACGCGCTGGCGTCGCTGGCACTGCGTCATGACGATCGGGGCGACGTGCCGCCGACGCTGGTGATCGCGACGCTCGCGGTGGCGGTCGGCCTGTACGGGTTCGGGATGGCGCTCAACGACATCATCGACAGGCGTCGCGATCAGCAGTTGCAGGTGGCAAGGCCGCTGCCTAGCGGACGCATTGGCATCTGGTCGGCGATCGTGGTCGCTGGGCTCATGCTGGTCGTGGCCACAGCCGGGGGATGGCTGTTCCTCAAGACCAACGTCGACGCGGCGATGGCTTCGGCGGTGCTGCTGGCAGTGACGGTGCTGCTGATCGCCACGTACGACGCCGCAGGCAAGTACCTCGTCTGGGTCGGGTTGTTGCTGCTCGGGCTCGTGCGGTTTTTCCACGCGGCCATCCCGGCGCCGCACCTGCCGGTGGTATGGCACCCGCTGTTTTTGCTGAACCACGTCGCAATCATCTCGGCCGTCGCGTATCGGAGCGAGGCCAAACGGCCGCCGTTGGACGGGCGTCAGGTGGCGTACCTTGCGCTCGGGTTGGCAGCGCTCAACCTGGGATTGATCTTCACGCTGTTCTACCGCCGCGGGCTGGGTTTTGCGGAGTCCCTGCGAATCGAACCCGCCCTGCTGTTGCCCACCGCGGCCGCGATTGTGTTTGCGCTGCTCGGACGCTCCGTCCGTCGCAAGGCCAACGATCGCCGTGCAGCGGGCAAGGCACTGATCCTCTACGGCTTACTCTGGCTGATCGTCTACGACGCGCTGTTCGTCATCGGATACGTCGACGTGTGGTGGGGTTTGTCGCTGCTGATCCTCTGGCCGACGAGCTTTTTGGCGGTGAAGGCGATGCGGGTCTGGGCGAACATGACGGATGTGGCGCGTCGTCCGGAGTACGTGCGGGCGGACAGTCGGCTTTCTGGGCCAGCTTCGAGCCGGTAGCTGCTGTAGCCTGTAGCCGTGGCTCGCATGCGCGACATTCCGCACGTCTACCGACACGTCGGCGTGTGGACTTTCGTCAAACGCATATACAAACAGAGCTTTTTCGAGGACAATCTGCTCGTCTGGGCGGCAGCGCTGGCTTACTCGTGGCTGCTTGCGTTGTTTCCATTCGTGATCTTCAGCGTGTCGCTGGTGCCGCTGTTGCCAGATCGCGTGAAGCCGAGCGAAGACGACATCCTTAACGCTGTCGAGCAGGCGCTTGTCACCGGTGTCGAGCTACCCGAGGCCGCTGAAGACGACGCCGAAGAGGTCGTCAAGACGAATGAGGATTCGGTCGACTCCGATCTGCGCGAACCCGACGGTGCTGTACCGACGACGCTGCCCGCCACCCAGCCCGGTCCTGGCGAGCCGACACAACCAACCAGTCAGGATCGCCAGCCCGCGATCATCAGCCAGACGATTACATCGCTGGTCACGGAACTCATCAACGAGCCGCCGACGACGTTCCAGCTCGTCTTCAGCCTGTCGATTGCCCTGTTTCTTGCCAGCAACGGAGTCTCAATGACCATGGCCGGTTTGGACGAGTGCTACGACGTAGCGCCCGACAAAATCCGCTCGGTCTGGATCAACAAGCCAGTCGCGATGCTGCTGACGCTGACCCTTGCGATCCTGATCCTGACGACGGTCATCATCTTGCCCGTCGGCGGCGAGTTCATTTCCCGCGCTCAGGTCTGGCTTGAAGAGAAGGCGACTGAGTTGCCGGTCAGCTTTGGGTGGCTTCAGGTTCTCAGCCGCATTCTTCGGTGGTCGATCGGCCTGTTCCTGCTGCTGGCCAGTGTTGGCATCCTCTACCGCTTTGGCACGAGCGTGCGGACACGCCTTCATCTGTTCAGCCCGGGCACCGTCTTCACGGTCTTCATGTGGATCGCCACCGCATATGGCTTCAAGATCTATCTGACCCGACTCGGCGCCGCTGACAGCTACGCCCAGACCTACGGCGCTGTCGCGGGCGTGGCGATCCTGATGTTCCTGTTCTACGTCGACGCGCTGTTCCTGCTGATCGGTGCGGAGATCAACGCTGAACTCGACTTCATTCGCCTCGGCATCAAATCCGGCCCGCTTCCACCAGAGGAGCAAGCCGACGTCGCGCCGGCCTACGAACTCGATGAGGAAGATCTCGAACTCAAGGCCGAGCTTGAGGAGCGTCGGAGTTTCAACGTCAAGCCCGGACAGTCGCTCGACGGGTCGCCGTCGTCATCTTGAGACGAACACGACGGGCACGCTCTGCTGTGCCACGCGCCCGGCCAGCTCGTCGCGAACCGTCACCTTCAGTCGATGCCGGCCAGGTGCGGCGTGCGCCGGGAGCGTCATCAGGCCGCTAAGGAAAAAGTCGCGACGGACGCGACGAGAGACGTCACGCGCGGGCTTGGGCGGGAGGCTCATGACGGGCCGGCCTTGCTCGTCGTACAGCACAGCCGAGAGGCTTAGCCGGGTCAGCCATCGGCCGTCAGCTTGCTGCTCGCTCTGGAAGCCGTCCGCCTCGACGTACAGCACGACGCGATGTGGCCGACCGGCAGTGAACTCGGGGCCGACGGGCGTGTAATCGCCGAAGATGCGGACGCTGCTGCACAGCTCGGCAGTCGGCAGTGTCAGCCCGACCTCGCGACGCAGTGCCTCCGCGGCTTCGAGGATCGGACGGACCTGATCTTCGACGTCCGGCATTCCGCCGAGCGTGTCGCGGAACTCGGCCACGTGCTCGGCGACGGTCTCGACGAGGCGTCGCTCACTCGGCAGCAGACCGGAGAGATCGCCTACGGGCTTGCCGGAGATGGCTGCGTCGAGCTGGCGGTCGAATGCCGACGCGGCCGTGGCTGGGAGCGGCTCCTCGAAGCTCGCCAGCGTCGGCTCGGGTTCTGGTGCAGGCTGTTCGAGCGGCTCGACGGTGATCGGAGTTGCGGCGACGGTTTCGGAACGCGTCAGCGGCTCGACTTCGCTCGTGGCCGTGAGGTGAGCGGGCGTTCGGAGGTCGACGCTGCCGTCGGTCGTGGGCA includes the following:
- a CDS encoding UbiA family prenyltransferase, whose product is MLGRVSERLLALLQLTRMALVFTAVSNALASLALRHDDRGDVPPTLVIATLAVAVGLYGFGMALNDIIDRRRDQQLQVARPLPSGRIGIWSAIVVAGLMLVVATAGGWLFLKTNVDAAMASAVLLAVTVLLIATYDAAGKYLVWVGLLLLGLVRFFHAAIPAPHLPVVWHPLFLLNHVAIISAVAYRSEAKRPPLDGRQVAYLALGLAALNLGLIFTLFYRRGLGFAESLRIEPALLLPTAAAIVFALLGRSVRRKANDRRAAGKALILYGLLWLIVYDALFVIGYVDVWWGLSLLILWPTSFLAVKAMRVWANMTDVARRPEYVRADSRLSGPASSR
- a CDS encoding YihY/virulence factor BrkB family protein; translated protein: MRDIPHVYRHVGVWTFVKRIYKQSFFEDNLLVWAAALAYSWLLALFPFVIFSVSLVPLLPDRVKPSEDDILNAVEQALVTGVELPEAAEDDAEEVVKTNEDSVDSDLREPDGAVPTTLPATQPGPGEPTQPTSQDRQPAIISQTITSLVTELINEPPTTFQLVFSLSIALFLASNGVSMTMAGLDECYDVAPDKIRSVWINKPVAMLLTLTLAILILTTVIILPVGGEFISRAQVWLEEKATELPVSFGWLQVLSRILRWSIGLFLLLASVGILYRFGTSVRTRLHLFSPGTVFTVFMWIATAYGFKIYLTRLGAADSYAQTYGAVAGVAILMFLFYVDALFLLIGAEINAELDFIRLGIKSGPLPPEEQADVAPAYELDEEDLELKAELEERRSFNVKPGQSLDGSPSSS